The following are from one region of the Marinomonas sp. CT5 genome:
- the mltB gene encoding lytic murein transglycosylase B: MMIKQAVFLFLALGLTACSGIENTKLPENSGVSESLLENMPKEWEDSYAGNPEVQAFIRRLVKEHGYNKQRLELAFSHIKVRPKVIEKSDNQPEVITPYYQYKTRFVTEDRIRLGRQFAKKNADWLLKAKEEFGVEPNVIVAVIGVETYYGRITGSKDVFTSLTTLAFDYPRRKDFFQSELEAYLLLARKEGWDIGETKGSYSGAMGMVQFMPSNYQKLAVDYDQNGHIDLWKSDADAIGSVANYLRYHGWQEGQPWFVMAYVADPDKVADEINFGREPRLDMTTWSSLNVLPTQTFSLDKTGLIALRTGAEETSYWLAYNNFFTIMDYNPSRRYAMSVLELAERIGNYEGN, translated from the coding sequence ATGATGATTAAGCAAGCTGTATTTTTATTTTTAGCGCTTGGCCTAACTGCGTGTAGTGGTATAGAAAATACTAAATTGCCTGAAAACTCAGGTGTTAGCGAGTCTCTTTTGGAAAATATGCCTAAAGAGTGGGAAGACTCTTATGCCGGAAATCCTGAAGTTCAGGCGTTTATTCGTCGACTTGTTAAAGAACATGGTTATAACAAGCAACGTTTGGAATTGGCTTTTTCTCACATTAAAGTACGACCTAAAGTGATTGAAAAATCGGATAACCAGCCAGAAGTGATTACTCCTTATTATCAATATAAAACTAGGTTTGTTACTGAGGATAGGATCAGGTTGGGTCGTCAGTTCGCAAAGAAAAATGCTGACTGGTTGCTTAAGGCGAAAGAAGAGTTTGGTGTTGAGCCGAATGTTATCGTGGCTGTCATTGGCGTTGAAACTTATTATGGCCGTATTACCGGCTCAAAAGATGTTTTTACTTCTTTAACTACATTGGCTTTTGATTATCCTCGCCGGAAAGACTTCTTTCAGAGTGAATTGGAGGCTTATTTACTATTAGCTCGTAAAGAAGGATGGGATATTGGGGAAACAAAGGGATCATACAGTGGTGCCATGGGAATGGTGCAGTTTATGCCAAGTAACTATCAGAAACTGGCTGTAGATTATGATCAAAATGGTCATATAGATTTGTGGAAATCTGATGCCGATGCTATTGGTAGTGTGGCTAATTATTTAAGATATCATGGTTGGCAAGAAGGTCAGCCATGGTTTGTTATGGCGTATGTGGCAGATCCAGATAAAGTCGCCGACGAAATTAATTTTGGGCGAGAGCCAAGGTTGGATATGACGACATGGTCATCGCTGAATGTGTTGCCTACTCAGACTTTTAGCCTAGATAAAACGGGTTTGATAGCCCTTCGTACAGGGGCAGAAGAGACATCTTATTGGCTGGCTTATAATAATTTCTTTACGATTATGGATTATAACCCAAGTAGACGATACGCCATGTCGGTATTGGAACTTGCTGAGAGAATAGGAAACTATGAAGGCAATTAA
- the rodA gene encoding rod shape-determining protein RodA produces MTDSLYRRVVSFTNARLWQLVHIDVLLIGSLLLLICGGLFILYSASGQNVAMVERQVFRLVIGLLICLTLAQLPPKYMRRASPALFAFITVLLIGVLLFGVGAKGAQRWLALPGGLRFQPSEIMKIVMPMMIAWYFSDRQLPPNFKQILAVLSLIVLPVLLIAKQPDLGTSLLVAVSGIFVLFLAGLGWRYILSAAALAPIAGYTLWQFMHDYQRQRVLTFLNPESDPLGSGWNIIQSKTAIGSGGVYGKGFLEGTQAQLDFLPESHTDFIIAVLAEEFGMLGCGILIFAYLLVISRGLYIAAHAEDNYARLLAGSLTLTFFVYMFVNIGMVSGILPVVGVPLPLVSYGGTSIITIMATFGILMSIQTHKRAR; encoded by the coding sequence ATGACTGATAGTCTATATCGTAGAGTAGTATCTTTTACCAATGCTCGTTTATGGCAGTTAGTTCACATCGATGTTTTGTTGATTGGTTCTTTATTGTTACTGATTTGTGGGGGGCTTTTTATTTTGTACTCCGCTTCTGGTCAAAATGTGGCGATGGTTGAGCGCCAAGTCTTTCGGCTAGTGATCGGTCTATTAATTTGTTTGACACTCGCTCAGCTTCCCCCGAAATATATGCGACGAGCTTCTCCGGCTTTGTTTGCTTTTATTACCGTGTTACTTATTGGTGTTTTGTTATTTGGAGTAGGAGCAAAGGGCGCTCAGCGTTGGTTGGCTTTACCTGGTGGGTTACGTTTTCAGCCTTCTGAAATTATGAAAATTGTTATGCCAATGATGATTGCTTGGTATTTTTCAGATAGGCAGTTACCTCCCAATTTTAAGCAAATATTAGCTGTGCTTAGTTTGATTGTATTACCGGTACTTTTAATTGCTAAGCAACCGGATTTGGGTACCTCTTTATTGGTTGCAGTATCTGGTATTTTTGTTCTGTTTTTGGCTGGGTTAGGTTGGCGCTACATTTTGAGTGCTGCGGCTCTAGCGCCGATTGCTGGTTATACATTATGGCAATTTATGCATGACTATCAACGGCAACGGGTTCTTACGTTTTTAAATCCAGAAAGTGATCCTTTAGGCTCTGGCTGGAATATCATTCAGTCTAAAACGGCCATTGGTTCGGGAGGGGTTTATGGAAAAGGCTTCCTAGAAGGGACGCAAGCCCAGTTGGATTTCTTACCTGAGAGTCATACCGATTTTATCATTGCTGTGCTTGCTGAAGAATTTGGTATGTTGGGTTGTGGCATATTGATTTTTGCGTATTTGCTTGTTATTTCTCGTGGTTTATACATTGCTGCGCATGCTGAAGATAATTACGCTCGGTTGCTGGCAGGTAGTCTAACTCTAACTTTTTTTGTCTACATGTTTGTAAATATTGGAATGGTATCAGGCATTCTGCCTGTTGTTGGGGTACCCTTACCTCTCGTCAGTTATGGTGGTACGTCAATCATTACCATTATGGCGACATTTGGGATTTTAATGTCAATTCAAACTCATAAAAGAGCAAGATGA
- the mrdA gene encoding penicillin-binding protein 2, which produces MSRRHQNFRNYRQEQRLTQRRIMAAAVFVLLLVIVLMARLFYLQVLEHELYQTKANDNRVMLVTEPPPRGLIYDRNGVVLADNRPIHSLTVIPERVENFPKLKKMLSGIIDISDSEWEDFDDRLKEYRRPYQSLTLKSQLTDEEWAKISVDLYKLDGVQVEAQLTRYYPYGEAFAHAIGYVGRITSKDLERVDKLAYQGALFIGKTGLEGYYERTLFGEAGLSKVEVNARGRIMSELERQNPTPGKDLHLYLDARLQQYAYDLLGDYTGSVVAIDPTTGGILALVSKPGFDPNLFVRGISVKDYAALRKSKKLPLFNRALRGGYPPASTIKPFMGLAGLEYGFSSWTERYFAKGYYQINPDGRRYRDWKRTGHGWINLERSIIESVDTYYYQLANKMGITPIHSFLSRFGFGQSNLLDLDGESSGLLPSNEWKKAKYKEPWYPGDSVNVGIGQGFMVATPVQIASATSALASKGHYYYPRMAKTIGEKPAEFPNGQGGEHDIILKDQRNWDRMIDAMRKVVTDSHGTARRLQGTEYDIAGKTGTGQVFSLQEDEEYDSDKLEKRLHDHALFIGFAPAKNPKISVFAIFENGGSSSKPADLTKALFDAYLYDNYPARYDYLKGKKND; this is translated from the coding sequence GTGAGTCGTCGACATCAAAACTTCCGTAATTATCGCCAAGAGCAGCGATTGACCCAGCGCCGTATTATGGCAGCTGCTGTTTTTGTGTTGCTCTTGGTTATTGTGTTAATGGCCCGTCTTTTTTACCTTCAAGTCTTAGAACATGAGTTGTATCAAACTAAGGCTAATGATAATCGCGTCATGTTGGTGACGGAGCCGCCGCCAAGAGGTTTGATTTACGACCGTAATGGGGTGGTATTAGCTGACAATCGTCCAATTCATAGTTTGACTGTTATTCCAGAACGCGTGGAAAACTTTCCCAAATTAAAGAAAATGCTATCTGGCATTATCGATATCAGTGATAGTGAATGGGAAGATTTTGACGATAGGCTTAAAGAATATCGTCGGCCCTATCAATCTCTTACGTTGAAATCGCAGCTGACCGATGAAGAATGGGCTAAAATTTCTGTCGATTTATATAAATTGGATGGGGTTCAAGTTGAGGCACAGTTAACACGTTATTACCCTTACGGTGAGGCGTTCGCCCATGCAATTGGCTATGTAGGCCGGATTACCTCAAAAGATTTGGAGCGCGTTGATAAGTTGGCTTATCAGGGCGCTTTGTTTATCGGTAAAACTGGCCTTGAAGGTTATTATGAAAGAACATTATTTGGCGAGGCAGGCCTCAGTAAAGTGGAGGTTAATGCTCGTGGTCGGATAATGTCTGAGTTGGAAAGGCAGAACCCTACGCCAGGTAAGGATCTTCATTTATATCTTGATGCGCGGCTTCAGCAGTATGCTTATGACTTATTGGGTGATTACACTGGCTCTGTTGTCGCTATTGACCCAACCACTGGTGGAATACTTGCTTTGGTGTCAAAACCGGGGTTTGACCCTAATTTGTTTGTTAGGGGGATTTCTGTCAAAGATTATGCCGCACTACGCAAGTCTAAAAAACTTCCTTTGTTTAATCGCGCGCTTCGCGGGGGCTACCCTCCAGCATCAACCATTAAACCTTTTATGGGGCTTGCTGGCCTTGAATATGGCTTTTCATCTTGGACCGAACGTTATTTTGCGAAAGGTTACTATCAAATTAACCCAGATGGCCGTCGTTATCGGGATTGGAAAAGAACGGGGCATGGCTGGATTAATTTAGAGCGATCCATTATTGAATCGGTAGATACCTATTATTATCAATTAGCCAATAAAATGGGGATTACCCCAATTCATAGTTTTTTGTCGCGCTTTGGTTTTGGGCAAAGTAATTTGCTGGATTTAGACGGTGAGAGTAGCGGTCTACTGCCGTCGAATGAATGGAAAAAAGCCAAATATAAAGAGCCATGGTATCCCGGTGACTCAGTCAATGTCGGAATTGGGCAGGGGTTTATGGTAGCAACGCCGGTTCAAATCGCGTCTGCTACGTCTGCATTAGCGAGTAAAGGTCATTATTATTACCCCCGTATGGCTAAAACTATTGGAGAAAAGCCTGCAGAGTTTCCAAATGGGCAGGGTGGAGAGCACGATATTATCTTAAAAGATCAGAGAAACTGGGATCGCATGATAGATGCAATGCGCAAGGTTGTTACTGACTCTCATGGAACTGCAAGGCGATTGCAAGGGACTGAATATGATATCGCGGGTAAAACTGGAACAGGTCAGGTGTTTAGTTTGCAAGAAGATGAAGAATATGACTCTGATAAGTTAGAGAAGCGTCTTCATGACCATGCCTTGTTTATTGGTTTTGCTCCAGCAAAAAATCCGAAGATTTCAGTTTTTGCTATTTTTGAAAACGGTGGTAGTAGTTCTAAGCCTGCAGATTTAACTAAAGCACTATTTGATGCATATCTTTATGACAACTACCCAGCTCGTTACGATTATTTAAAGGGTAAAAAGAATGACTGA
- the rlmH gene encoding 23S rRNA (pseudouridine(1915)-N(3))-methyltransferase RlmH, translated as MRIRLIAVGNKMPKWVTEGYDEYSKRLPKDFALELVEISMSPRGKNTDISKAIRKEGDLMLEAIPSGDKVIAMEVLGKEWSTEQLAEQTESWRMDGYNVSLLVGGPDGLDPRCTARADQVWSLSRLTLPHPMVRIILAEQIYRAWTLMNNHPYHR; from the coding sequence ATGCGTATTCGTTTGATTGCTGTTGGTAATAAAATGCCAAAGTGGGTGACTGAAGGATATGATGAGTACTCTAAACGTTTGCCAAAAGACTTTGCGTTAGAACTTGTTGAAATATCTATGTCACCTCGTGGAAAAAATACTGATATTTCAAAAGCAATTCGTAAAGAGGGGGACTTGATGCTTGAAGCAATTCCCTCCGGTGATAAAGTAATTGCAATGGAAGTACTCGGAAAAGAATGGTCTACCGAGCAGTTGGCTGAACAAACCGAGTCTTGGCGCATGGATGGTTATAATGTGAGCTTGCTTGTTGGAGGGCCTGATGGACTAGATCCTCGCTGTACAGCTCGTGCAGACCAAGTTTGGTCTTTATCCCGTTTAACGTTACCACACCCAATGGTGAGAATTATTTTGGCAGAGCAAATTTATCGTGCTTGGACTTTAATGAATAATCATCCATACCATAGATAA
- the rsfS gene encoding ribosome silencing factor — MSQLNLTADQILAFAVEALEDVKGDKITVLNVSDHTDMMDYMVICTGTSKRHVNALGQNVFEHLKGQGLQPLGSEGRGMGSDWVLVDLHDVVVHVMTEEARAFYDLEKLWDIKPEQL, encoded by the coding sequence ATGAGTCAACTTAACTTAACAGCAGATCAAATTTTGGCTTTTGCTGTTGAAGCATTGGAAGATGTTAAAGGCGATAAGATCACCGTATTAAATGTAAGTGATCATACAGATATGATGGATTACATGGTGATTTGTACTGGTACCTCAAAGCGCCATGTTAATGCCTTGGGTCAGAATGTCTTTGAACATTTAAAAGGGCAGGGCTTACAGCCGTTAGGCTCAGAAGGGCGCGGTATGGGAAGTGACTGGGTATTGGTGGATTTACATGACGTAGTGGTGCATGTGATGACTGAGGAAGCTCGAGCATTTTATGATCTCGAAAAGCTGTGGGATATTAAACCAGAACAGTTGTAA
- the nadD gene encoding nicotinate-nucleotide adenylyltransferase, which translates to MTTKVNNDVKASGLAIMGGTFDPVHNGHLRTAVEILDRYHYSTLKLIPCFQPVHKNRPSVLPQQRLDMVRLAISGDARLSVDSREIDRKGPSYSIDTLRNLRSEIGPDEPLIMVLGMDSFLSLPTWHNWQQIIQYAHLLVVSRPGWEPDLISELSGFCENYRAASSHELQCAPSGRVWFETLTPLGISSSMIRSLARKNESIAYLLPEPVQKYIEQHQLYR; encoded by the coding sequence GTGACAACTAAAGTTAACAATGATGTGAAAGCTTCTGGGTTGGCCATTATGGGGGGAACATTTGACCCTGTTCATAATGGCCATTTAAGAACGGCTGTTGAGATATTAGACCGTTATCATTATTCAACGCTGAAACTAATTCCTTGCTTTCAGCCTGTACATAAAAATAGACCAAGCGTTTTACCTCAACAACGTCTTGATATGGTTAGACTTGCGATATCAGGAGACGCTCGATTAAGTGTCGATTCTCGTGAGATTGATAGGAAAGGCCCAAGCTATAGCATTGACACATTACGGAATCTTCGCTCGGAAATTGGACCTGATGAACCGCTTATTATGGTGTTGGGTATGGACAGTTTTTTGTCACTTCCAACTTGGCATAATTGGCAGCAGATAATCCAGTACGCTCATTTGTTGGTCGTGTCTCGGCCTGGCTGGGAGCCTGATTTAATCTCTGAATTGAGTGGCTTTTGCGAAAACTATCGTGCCGCCTCGTCGCATGAGTTACAATGCGCGCCCTCAGGGCGGGTCTGGTTCGAGACTCTTACCCCTTTGGGGATTTCCTCTAGCATGATTAGATCACTGGCTCGTAAAAACGAGTCAATAGCGTATCTGTTGCCAGAGCCAGTCCAAAAATATATAGAACAACATCAATTATATCGATAG
- a CDS encoding glutamate-5-semialdehyde dehydrogenase, with amino-acid sequence MSLEFYMNQIGQQARAASRLLAKASTKQKNMALFAMADALESARPRLIAENAKDMDNGRDKGLDLALLDRLLLDDKRIDGMIEGLKQVASLPDPIGEISDMVYLPSGIQRGQMRVPLGVIGIIYESRPNVTIDAASLCLKSGNATILRGGSEAFYSNQAIAEAVTQGLVAAGLPEYAVQVVNTTDREAVGMLISMPEFVDVIVPRGGKGLIERISKDARVPVIKHLDGNCHVYIDDEADLEKAFAIAMNAKTRRYGVCNAMESLLVHEAAAESILPKLASALQAKGVVLVGCDQTRTILSTIDSATEEDWYTEYLAPKLSIKIVADMDEAIVHINKYGSHHTDAIVSQNYSKTRAFMTEVDSSSVMVNASTSFADGFEYGFGAEIGISTDKIHARGPVGLLGLTSQKYVVLGDGHTRDN; translated from the coding sequence AAGCTAGGGCGGCTTCTCGCCTTCTTGCTAAAGCATCCACAAAGCAAAAAAATATGGCTCTGTTTGCTATGGCAGACGCTTTGGAGAGTGCTCGACCTCGATTGATAGCAGAGAATGCTAAAGACATGGATAACGGCCGCGATAAGGGGCTGGATTTGGCTTTGTTAGATCGTTTGTTGCTGGATGATAAGCGGATTGACGGTATGATTGAGGGGCTCAAGCAAGTTGCTTCTTTACCGGATCCTATTGGTGAAATATCAGATATGGTGTATTTGCCATCAGGGATTCAGCGTGGTCAGATGCGTGTTCCTTTAGGTGTGATTGGCATTATTTATGAGTCTCGACCTAATGTGACCATTGATGCCGCGAGCTTATGTTTGAAGTCGGGCAATGCAACCATTTTACGTGGTGGTTCTGAAGCCTTTTATTCGAACCAAGCTATTGCGGAAGCCGTTACACAAGGCCTTGTGGCTGCTGGGCTACCTGAATATGCCGTGCAAGTAGTGAATACCACAGACCGTGAGGCGGTTGGGATGCTGATCTCAATGCCTGAATTTGTGGATGTTATTGTTCCTCGAGGTGGTAAAGGGTTGATCGAGCGTATTAGTAAAGATGCTCGTGTACCGGTGATTAAGCACTTAGATGGTAACTGCCATGTTTATATTGATGATGAAGCGGATTTAGAAAAAGCGTTTGCCATTGCGATGAATGCCAAAACGCGTCGATACGGTGTGTGTAATGCCATGGAGTCATTGTTAGTGCATGAAGCCGCGGCTGAAAGCATTTTGCCTAAGTTAGCCTCAGCCTTACAGGCGAAAGGGGTTGTCTTAGTGGGTTGTGATCAGACTCGTACAATCCTTTCTACGATTGATTCGGCTACAGAAGAAGATTGGTATACTGAGTATTTAGCACCTAAGTTGTCCATTAAAATAGTCGCCGATATGGACGAGGCTATTGTGCACATCAATAAATATGGTTCTCATCATACTGACGCTATTGTTTCGCAGAACTATTCGAAAACGCGTGCTTTTATGACAGAGGTGGACTCCTCATCGGTTATGGTGAATGCTTCAACGTCTTTTGCCGATGGCTTTGAATATGGTTTTGGTGCTGAAATTGGTATTTCTACCGATAAAATTCATGCAAGAGGCCCTGTTGGTTTATTAGGGCTAACAAGTCAGAAATACGTTGTGCTTGGTGATGGTCATACTCGTGACAACTAA